The DNA region CGGCTACTCTAGTGATAGGATTTTGGGAAGCATTATTAACACCTGTAGAAGCCTTGTTACTTTGAAAAAAGGAAGAATTATTACTTTCTATTGCACTACTATATTTTTTACTTGAAATGTACCCTCCAGTTATTCCACCTGAAAGAGCAGCGATCAAAACAAAGATTACCCCTTTACAAATTTTAACAAATATATAGTTATCTTTCTTTTTTCTAAATTTTATTTTTCCTCCTAAGCCATCTTTCTTTGTCTCTATTTCATGCCATTGCACATCTTCAACAATTCTACTATCATCTTTCAAAGTAACACCTCCCACTATATAGGACTAAATAATGATTAATTATTTGCCTTTGTCAACGTAAATGTAAACTCAACTCCAGTATCTTTAACATTTTTTACCCATATATCTTCCCCATGCTGGGTAAGTATGCTTTGAACTATAGGTAATCCAAGTCCTGTACTAACTTTAGAGGTTCTAGATTTATCTTTTTTGTAAAACCTATCCCAAATATGCTTTAAAGCATCTTCTGATAAAGGATTACTTTCATTGTAGATTGAAATAAAAATCTTATCTCCTTTTATTTTTGTTCCAATACTCACCTTTCCCTCATTTACTACATATTTAATTGCATTATCAATTAAATTTGTTACAACTTGCATTATTCTGTCCATATCTCCCATTGCATAGGAATCATCTTTGTCAAAGTATACATCTACTACTAGTTTCTTTTCATTTATTTTAGGCTCAAACTTTATAACAGTACGCCTTATTATCTCGTTAATATTGAGTTTAGTTATATTCAGAGTCAATTGGCCAGATTCTATAGCTGATAAATCCAATAGATCATTTACAAGTCTTGTTAATCTCTGGGTTTCATCATAGGCCAAAGATAAATAATATTTTTCTTTTTCCGGTGGTATAACTCCATCCAATATTCCTCCAATGAACCCTTTAATAGAGGTTATCGGAGATCTTATTTCATGGGAAACGTTTGAAATGAATTCTCTTCTATTCTTTTCAATCTTAGTTATGGAATCTGCCATATAGTTAAAAGAATTTGCCAATTCTCCAATTTCATCCTCTGATTTGATTTCTACTCTTTTTTCTATATCTCCATTAGCTATTTTTCTAGCTGCATAGTTTATTTTACCAAGGGGCTTAACAATAATTTTCTGTGATAGATGATATATAACAATACAGGCTATTATTATAGCAAAAGTGGCCAACACCCAAATTATATAGTATACTTTTATAAGTGGCCTCTTTATTTCAGACAAAGAGGTATTCATCATTATAGCTCCTTCAAAGCCATTACTATTATCTGAAATTGGAACAATATATGTATGCACAGGCATATTGAAGGTATCTCCATATACGTCTTTTCTGGCAATAATATTTCCTTTTCTAAGCTGTTCAATATCACCACTTAAAATTATTTGTTTATCAAGTAATTTGACATTAGTTTCATCAGAGACTGCATAGACGTAACCATATTTGCCTACTAAAAGTATATTTGCATTAAAATAGCGTTCAAGATTCTGCAGTGTATCATTTAGGAAATCATAGGACATACCACCCTGCATATAATTTATTGCTACAGGCTTTATAAGTGCTGCTCCCCTATAGAGTTCATCCTCTCTTTGTTGAAAATAATAGGATTCAAACCAAACAGACAAAAGTCCTGAAACGATAATAAAGCTTACAGCTATAATAATGGTATATGTTGCTATCATCTGAGAAAATAGTCCCTTTTTCATACACTACTTCACCTCAAATTTATATCCAACACCCCATACTGTTTGAATTTGCCAATTTGATCCCCCCTGAAGCTTCTCTCTTAGCCTTTTAACATGAACATCTACAGTTCTTGAATCTCCCGGGTAGTCATATCCCCATACTTCACATAAAAGTTGTTCCCTGGTAAATACTCTATTTCTATTGTTTGCAAGATAATGCAATAATTCAAATTCTTTTGGTGGCATTTTTATCTCTTCTCCATTATATACAACAGAATAAGAATTTATATCTATTAATAAACCATCAAAACTTAATTTTTCTTTACCTCTATTGTCCGTATTATATCTTCTCAATACTGCTTTTACTCTTGCTATAAGTTCTTTAGCCTCGAAAGGCTTAACAATATAATCATCAGCTCCAAGTTCAAGCCCCAAAACCTTATCAAAGGTTTCTCCTTTAGCTGTAAGCATAATTACAGGAGTCTCATATTCCTTTCTTATAGCCTTCAAAACATCTATACCATCTACATGAGGCAGCATTATATCTAAAAGTACCAAATCCGGTTTACATTCTATAAAAGCATCTATAGCTTCTTTTCCGTCATAACAAAGCCTTGTACTGTACCCTGAACTTTCAAGATATATTTTTATTATATCTGCTATATTTTCATCATCATCAATAATTAAAATTGTTCCTAATGTTCCTTCCATATCTTATACCTCCTATAGATATTACTATTACCATAGTAATTATAATTTATCATATTTATTTAATTTAATCATGAATGTTACAAATTATTAATTATAATTTAAAATATAGTAAAACATCGCAAAACTAAACTGTAGGTTGCGATGCTTTACTTCTATTGGTCTACATAATTTATATTAATTTTTATTATCTATTGCTTCATCAAATATTTTACTTACTGAAACATCCTCATATATTCTTCTTATGGCTTCTGCAAAAATATTTGCTACAGATAAAATCTTTATTTTATTGCTGCAGTTTTTTTCATCAACAGGTATTGTATCTAATACTACTACCTCTTTAAGGGTGGATTTTTCAATTCTCTCCATAGCAGGTCCTGACAATACTCCATGAGTACAGCAAGCATAAATTTCTTTTGCTCCCAATTTTGTAAGTGCATCTGCTGCATTGGTAATTGAACCGGCTGTATCTATCATATCATCTACTAATATAACTTTCTTTCCATCTATATTACCAATAACGCTCAATACTTCTGATACATTTGGTTTTGGTCTTCTCTTATCCACTATAGCTATCGGCACTTCAAGTCTTTCTGCAAATTTCCTAGTTCTCTTCACTCCACCTATATCAGGTGATACTGCAACCAATTCATCCTTATTAAAATTTAGTTCTTTAAAATATTTGGCCAAAATTGGAGCTCCTTCCAAATGGTCAACAGGTATATCAAAGAATCCTTGAATTTGTGCTGCATGTAAATCCATTGTAAGTACTCTGTCAGCACCTGCTGTATGTATAAGATCAGCTACAAGCTTTGCTGTTATTGGCTGTCTTGCCTTTGCCTTTCTATCTTGTCTTGCATAAGCATAATGCGGTATAACAGCAGTTATTCTTCCAGCTGATGCCCTCTTAAGAGCGTCAAGCATAATTAAAAGTTCCATAAGACTATCATTAACAGGTTCACAAAGAGTCTGTACTACAAATACATCTGCCCCTCTTACGGTTTCATTAATATCAACGTAAGTCTCTCCATTACTAAATTTACTTACCTTAGAATCTCCTAATTTAATACCTAATATATCTGCAATACTCTTTACCAAATCTGGGTTTGAATTACCTGTAAATATTTTTATATTTTTTCCATGACATATCATAATAAAATAACCCTCCCAAAGTTTATTTCTTTAAATTATTTTTTGATACCCAGTCTTTTTTATTAACCTGTCTTGATCTAGCTATTGCTAATGATCCTTCTGGAACTTTTTCAGTTATTGTTGATCCCGCTGCAATATATGTATTGTCTTCAACTTCTACTGGTGATACCAAATTAGTATTACAACCTATAAATGAATTATCACCAATTATAGTCTTATGTTTTTCTTTTCCATCATAATTTACCACTACTGTTCCGCAGCCAAAATTACAATTTTTTCCAACCTCTGCATCACCTATGTATGTTAAATGTGATACTTTAGTATTGTTGCCTATTTTAGATTTCTTAATTTCTACAAAATCACCTATTCTAGCATGACTTCCAATACTAGTTTCTGGCCTTATATATGCAAAAGGTCCTACTGTAGTATTACTGCCTATTTTACTTTCTAAAATTACAGAACTCTGTATAGTTACATTTTCACTAATAATACTACTTACGATTCGAGAATTAGGATAAAGAATACAACCCTCTTTTATTATAGAATTACCCTCAATTACATTTCCGGGATATACTATTGTATCCTTTTCTATCTGTACATCTTCACCAATATATGTACAATTAGGGTCAATAATAGTAACTCCATTTTCCATATGTTTTTTATTAATTCTATTTCTCATTATTCTCTCAACTTCAGACAATTGAACTCTTGAATTAACTCCCAAAGTTTCCTCAAAATCAATAGCCATTGCACCAATTTTTTCTCCAGCTTTTCTTAATATCTCAATCATATCCGTTAAGTAGTATTCTTTTTGAGCATTATCATTTTTAATTTTTTCTAACCCATTTAAAAGAATTTTTATGTCAAAACAATACATTGCTGCATTGACTTCTTTAACTTTTAGCTCATCAGCACTGCAATCCTTATGCTCAACTATTCTTTCTACGCCATCTTGAGAATTCCTTATAATTCTACCATAGCCATCAGGGTGTTCCAATATTGAAGTGAGCAGAGTAGCTTTATATCCACCTTGTTCATGGAATTTAATGAATTTTTTAACAGTGTCTTCCGAAATTAAAGGAGCATCTCCTGCAAAGATTGCTACAATTCCGTCCTTATCTTTTAAAAATTCTTTAGCGCACATAACAGCATGTCCTGTACCTAATTGTTCACTTTGAAAAGAATAAGTTACATTTTTTTCTTTTGTAGCTATCTTTACTTGGTCAGCTCCTTTTCCTATTATAATATTAATAGATTCAAAATCTGACTTTCTCATCACATCAATTACGTGATTTAACATTTCCTTACCACAGACTTTATGCAGTACTTTAGGTAAATCCGATTTCATCCTTTTGCCTTTGCCACCTGCCAAAATCAAAACACACTTATCCATGTTTACACCTCTTTTTGTACATATTACGACAATTAACCTTTATTATTATATTTTATTATTAAAGTATTTTCAAGATAATAGAACATTTTTTCGTTTCTCCAGAAGACATCTGATTAAATTCATAGAAAATAAAAAGGAGTATTACCTCCTTTTTATTTTATTCTTCACTTTCTGCTTTTGTTTCTTCTTCATTTTTTACTTTTTCGTATTCATCCAAAATTGCCGTTTGTATTTTTTCTCTTGTTGTAGTGTTTATAGGATGTGCTATGTCCTTAAATTCTCCATCTGGAGTCTTTCTACTAGGCATAGCAATAAAAAGACCATTCTGGCCCTCGATAACCTTTATGTCATGAACAACAAATTCATTATCGAATGTAACTGAAACTATGGCTTTCATTTTTCCCTCTGTAGTTATTTTCCTGATTCTTACATCTGTAATCTGCATTATTCAACTCCACCTCCAAGATGCTTTATAAATCTTATATTCTCTATATTTTATATTTTTCCTTCTTATTTTTCAAAAAATTTATAATTTTTATAAAAATTTTATTATTTTTTATTTTCCGATGGAATCAGAACCGCCGTTCCATCCTCAGAAATACCATTAAATTTTAAAATAGATATATAATCATTTACAAGTTTTCTTTTATTTTCCACACTATCTATTAATACACCTATTCCTAAAACCTCACTATCGAATTCTCTTAATAGATCGATAATTCCTAATGCAGTTCCTCCCACCTTCATAAAATCATCAATAAAAACACATTTACTTCCTCTTTTCATTGACCTTTTAGATAAAGACATATTCTGTATCCTTTTACTTGATCCGCTTAAATAATTTATACTTACAGTAGGCCCTTCCGTAACCTTACTGTCTCTTCTTACTATAATAAGCTGTACTCCCAATAATTTGGCCACTTCATAAGCAAGGGGTATTCCCTTTGTTTCTACCGTAACTACATAATCTATTGACAATTTATTAAAGTTTAATGACAGAATAGCTGCAGCTTTATGTACCATTTCGGGATTATACATTACATCGGTCATATAAATAAAGTTTCCTGGTATTATTCTATTCTTTTCTTTTAAAATAAAACATAATTCATTGGCAAATTTCTCTTTCTCCACTTCTGAAACGTTACAGGCATATTTAATTCCACCAGAAGCACCTGAAATTGTTTCAATATTTCCAATTTTAAGTTTGTTTAGTATATCCCTTATAATAACTATATCTTCGCTTATGGTTGATTTAGCTGCATTAAATATCTCCGTAAAATTATTTAAATTTATAACTTTATTAGGCTTTTCAACTAATATTTTAGTTATAGCTGCTATCCTTTGATTTCTACTGAATTTTTCCATCCCATCACCTGTTTACATTAAAATTACGAATTATTTATGAAATAATTTTCTTATTATTCATATTTTATGCTATATTATAGCCTTTATCAATAGAAATATTCCCGTTTTTCTATGTTATTTATTATTTTATGTATTGCTTTTTTTTATATTTGTATATAATTTAAGAAGGGGAATTTTTAATTATAACTATTTCGAAAATTCGTTTAGGAGTAAAAACTTCTCTGAATATACAAATTAATTAGTCAATATTTTAAGGAGTTGGTTTTATGAGTTTTAATTTAAATATGGATTTTAAGAAAAAGGTGCATTTTATAGGTATAGGCGGCATTAGCATGAGTGGCCTGGCTCAAATTCTACTTAAGAGAGGATACACTGTATCAGGTTCGGATATGAACGCATCTCCTCTCACAAAAAAATTGTCAGACCTTGGAGCAGAAATATATATAGGACATGATAAAAATAATCTTAAGAATGTAGACTTAGTAATATATACCGCTGCTATTCCTGACACAAATCCAGAACTGGCAGAAGCTAAATTGTTAAACATTCCACTGCTGACAAGAGCAGAGTTTTTAGGATTAATTATGAAAGGCCATAAATATAATGTAGCTATATCTGGAACCCATGGTAAAACTACAACTACCTCCATGATTTCTCATATAACTTTAGAAGAAAATTTAGACCCCACTATTCTTGTTGGCGGCGAACTTGATATTATTGATGGCAATGTAAGAACTGGGAAAAGTGAATATTTTATTACTGAAGCCTGTGAATACAAAGCTTCATTTTTAAAATTTTACCCTTATATAGGTATAATTCTTAACGTAGATGCAGATCATTTGGATTATTATAAGGATATAGATGATATTCAGAATACCTTTGAAAAATTCACTAACCTAATTCCAGAGGATGGATATTTGATTGCAAATGCCGATGATGTAAGAGCTTCCGAAATTGCCTCAAAAGCTAATTGCAATGTTCTAACCTTCGGTATAGATAATGGTACTATAGCCGCCAAAAATATATCCTTTGATACAAATGGCTGTGCTTCCTTCAATGTTTATAATTCTAATGATTTCTTATTCAATATAAAGCTTAACGTTCCGGGAAAGCATAATATACTGAATGCTTTAGCTTCAATCAGCTGTGCTCTAATACTTAATATAAATAAATCCTCTATATTAAATGGACTCTCAAGTTTTGGCGGAACCCATAGAAGATTTGAATATAAAGGTAAAAAAAATGGTGTAACAGTAATAGATGATTATGCACATCATCCAACAGAAATAAAAGCTACT from Clostridium pasteurianum BC1 includes:
- the purR gene encoding pur operon repressor, which codes for MEKFSRNQRIAAITKILVEKPNKVINLNNFTEIFNAAKSTISEDIVIIRDILNKLKIGNIETISGASGGIKYACNVSEVEKEKFANELCFILKEKNRIIPGNFIYMTDVMYNPEMVHKAAAILSLNFNKLSIDYVVTVETKGIPLAYEVAKLLGVQLIIVRRDSKVTEGPTVSINYLSGSSKRIQNMSLSKRSMKRGSKCVFIDDFMKVGGTALGIIDLLREFDSEVLGIGVLIDSVENKRKLVNDYISILKFNGISEDGTAVLIPSENKK
- the spoVG gene encoding septation regulator SpoVG is translated as MQITDVRIRKITTEGKMKAIVSVTFDNEFVVHDIKVIEGQNGLFIAMPSRKTPDGEFKDIAHPINTTTREKIQTAILDEYEKVKNEEETKAESEE
- the murC gene encoding UDP-N-acetylmuramate--L-alanine ligase, whose protein sequence is MSFNLNMDFKKKVHFIGIGGISMSGLAQILLKRGYTVSGSDMNASPLTKKLSDLGAEIYIGHDKNNLKNVDLVIYTAAIPDTNPELAEAKLLNIPLLTRAEFLGLIMKGHKYNVAISGTHGKTTTTSMISHITLEENLDPTILVGGELDIIDGNVRTGKSEYFITEACEYKASFLKFYPYIGIILNVDADHLDYYKDIDDIQNTFEKFTNLIPEDGYLIANADDVRASEIASKANCNVLTFGIDNGTIAAKNISFDTNGCASFNVYNSNDFLFNIKLNVPGKHNILNALASISCALILNINKSSILNGLSSFGGTHRRFEYKGKKNGVTVIDDYAHHPTEIKATLSAAKNYPHKRILCIFQPHTYSRTLSLFDEFSKAFSGTDELILADIYAAREKDTGVVSSNTLADSIRKNNVKCENIHSFEEIVTYLNNNLKEGDLLLTVGAGNIFEVGEMYLNN
- a CDS encoding response regulator transcription factor, producing MEGTLGTILIIDDDENIADIIKIYLESSGYSTRLCYDGKEAIDAFIECKPDLVLLDIMLPHVDGIDVLKAIRKEYETPVIMLTAKGETFDKVLGLELGADDYIVKPFEAKELIARVKAVLRRYNTDNRGKEKLSFDGLLIDINSYSVVYNGEEIKMPPKEFELLHYLANNRNRVFTREQLLCEVWGYDYPGDSRTVDVHVKRLREKLQGGSNWQIQTVWGVGYKFEVK
- the glmU gene encoding bifunctional UDP-N-acetylglucosamine diphosphorylase/glucosamine-1-phosphate N-acetyltransferase GlmU, translated to MDKCVLILAGGKGKRMKSDLPKVLHKVCGKEMLNHVIDVMRKSDFESINIIIGKGADQVKIATKEKNVTYSFQSEQLGTGHAVMCAKEFLKDKDGIVAIFAGDAPLISEDTVKKFIKFHEQGGYKATLLTSILEHPDGYGRIIRNSQDGVERIVEHKDCSADELKVKEVNAAMYCFDIKILLNGLEKIKNDNAQKEYYLTDMIEILRKAGEKIGAMAIDFEETLGVNSRVQLSEVERIMRNRINKKHMENGVTIIDPNCTYIGEDVQIEKDTIVYPGNVIEGNSIIKEGCILYPNSRIVSSIISENVTIQSSVILESKIGSNTTVGPFAYIRPETSIGSHARIGDFVEIKKSKIGNNTKVSHLTYIGDAEVGKNCNFGCGTVVVNYDGKEKHKTIIGDNSFIGCNTNLVSPVEVEDNTYIAAGSTITEKVPEGSLAIARSRQVNKKDWVSKNNLKK
- a CDS encoding ribose-phosphate diphosphokinase — encoded protein: MICHGKNIKIFTGNSNPDLVKSIADILGIKLGDSKVSKFSNGETYVDINETVRGADVFVVQTLCEPVNDSLMELLIMLDALKRASAGRITAVIPHYAYARQDRKAKARQPITAKLVADLIHTAGADRVLTMDLHAAQIQGFFDIPVDHLEGAPILAKYFKELNFNKDELVAVSPDIGGVKRTRKFAERLEVPIAIVDKRRPKPNVSEVLSVIGNIDGKKVILVDDMIDTAGSITNAADALTKLGAKEIYACCTHGVLSGPAMERIEKSTLKEVVVLDTIPVDEKNCSNKIKILSVANIFAEAIRRIYEDVSVSKIFDEAIDNKN
- a CDS encoding HAMP domain-containing sensor histidine kinase; translated protein: MKKGLFSQMIATYTIIIAVSFIIVSGLLSVWFESYYFQQREDELYRGAALIKPVAINYMQGGMSYDFLNDTLQNLERYFNANILLVGKYGYVYAVSDETNVKLLDKQIILSGDIEQLRKGNIIARKDVYGDTFNMPVHTYIVPISDNSNGFEGAIMMNTSLSEIKRPLIKVYYIIWVLATFAIIIACIVIYHLSQKIIVKPLGKINYAARKIANGDIEKRVEIKSEDEIGELANSFNYMADSITKIEKNRREFISNVSHEIRSPITSIKGFIGGILDGVIPPEKEKYYLSLAYDETQRLTRLVNDLLDLSAIESGQLTLNITKLNINEIIRRTVIKFEPKINEKKLVVDVYFDKDDSYAMGDMDRIMQVVTNLIDNAIKYVVNEGKVSIGTKIKGDKIFISIYNESNPLSEDALKHIWDRFYKKDKSRTSKVSTGLGLPIVQSILTQHGEDIWVKNVKDTGVEFTFTLTKANN